GGCTCATGAACGCCCAAGCCCTGGTCACCACCGAAAAAGACGGCGTCCGCCTCCTGGCCCACCTCCCGCTCCCCCTGCCGGTGCTCGCCACCCGCATCGAGATGGCGGTGCTCGACCGCCCGGAGGCGTTTCGGGCCCGCATCCTGGCGGCGGCGGGTCGGGAACTGGGGAGATGAATCCACCCCGGCCATGAAGCGCAGGGCTACCCTCGTCGCGCCCCACCCGGATTCCCAGGACGTAGAGGCGCGCGTCGGGCCGGAGGCCAGCGGATCTCTCCTGTTTCCCCGAGGATGCCTGATATGCTACATTTTGTGTCACTGTGGCACATGAAGCCTTTCGTGAACGTATGGAAGCGGGAGTCCCGATGAAAGCGCTGGGTGTCCGTGAGGCCCGCGAGGCCCTGTCCCATCTCGATCGCCTGTTGGAACAGGAGGGTGAGGTGCTGATCACCCGCCGGGGAAAGGGCGTCGCGCGATTGGTCCCTCTGGAGCGCAAGCGGCCGATCCCTTCGCACAGAGGGCTTCGGGAGAAGATGCCCAGGCTGGGGGTGGGCAGTGAGGTCCTCGTCCGGGAGGACAGGGATGGCCGGTGAGCTGGGCGCCGTCTACTTCGACACCAGCGCGCTGGCGAAGTGGTATCTCAATGAAGAGAGCTCAGAGGCAGTCGAGGCGTACATTCAGGAGAACGGGCCGGTCGAGATCAGCGACCTCACGGTGATCGAGATGCGTTGTCTTCTCGCGCGCAGGCGTCGGGAGAGGAGCATTGGCCCGGAGCTGGAGGCAGAGGTCTTCGCCACGTTCCAGGACGACATCCGAC
This genomic stretch from Thermodesulfobacteriota bacterium harbors:
- a CDS encoding type II toxin-antitoxin system Phd/YefM family antitoxin, with product MKALGVREAREALSHLDRLLEQEGEVLITRRGKGVARLVPLERKRPIPSHRGLREKMPRLGVGSEVLVREDRDGR
- a CDS encoding type II toxin-antitoxin system VapC family toxin — translated: MAGELGAVYFDTSALAKWYLNEESSEAVEAYIQENGPVEISDLTVIEMRCLLARRRRERSIGPELEAEVFATFQDDIRHGALVCHPFPDGLAAGAVNLMAVLAEVPLRTLDAMHLTIARDVQAGVLATADRVMVTAGRALGLSIAEF